One Lacipirellulaceae bacterium DNA window includes the following coding sequences:
- a CDS encoding LamG-like jellyroll fold domain-containing protein, which produces MKVFNFQTNAAVVALLVVSVAGPVFGQTLLSQYKFDGDLTNSSTFMDTNGTLAPDGTYRTGTDSATAAAGTPTFTTGVDGTPNGAIVFDGNSGEGGSNGWVDITTAGHPGAPIGLQGTPTDDDPFASNGPGLVSGTAMAWVKSTNTAGARWIMGNLNANPSPPFVFDTQAWLMGWSGSALQVFPRASGPGSTGVQRFIVSDPTGTTDWADDEWHHVAFRWNGGAEQGNGTPEYASVFLDGVNLGAAATNFFLDPTDTQNAWQFPMAIGARNNRGTLDGFFDGAIDDLRIYSDFLSDQEILDIFNEVSVGSDNADFDGDTDIDGTDFLTWQEGFGVGVTLAEGDANGSGGVDGDDLAIWNTQYGTTSSAIAAQSVPEPAALMLALSGVLSMVRRYR; this is translated from the coding sequence ATGAAAGTCTTCAATTTTCAGACGAACGCTGCTGTAGTAGCATTACTAGTTGTCAGCGTTGCTGGACCTGTTTTTGGTCAGACCTTGCTCTCGCAGTACAAGTTTGATGGGGATCTGACGAATAGCTCCACCTTCATGGACACCAATGGCACGTTGGCTCCTGATGGAACCTATCGCACGGGTACCGATTCGGCGACCGCCGCTGCGGGCACTCCTACCTTTACGACCGGAGTTGACGGCACGCCGAACGGAGCAATCGTGTTCGATGGAAATTCTGGAGAAGGCGGATCGAACGGTTGGGTCGATATCACGACAGCGGGCCATCCGGGTGCCCCGATCGGTCTGCAAGGGACGCCTACCGATGACGATCCGTTCGCCAGCAACGGCCCAGGTCTAGTCTCGGGGACGGCTATGGCCTGGGTCAAATCGACCAACACAGCCGGAGCACGTTGGATCATGGGTAACCTCAATGCAAATCCCTCACCCCCCTTCGTATTCGACACGCAGGCTTGGCTGATGGGTTGGAGTGGTTCCGCGCTACAGGTCTTTCCTCGCGCCTCAGGTCCCGGCTCCACGGGCGTTCAGCGATTCATCGTTTCCGATCCCACCGGGACGACTGACTGGGCGGACGACGAGTGGCACCATGTCGCCTTCCGTTGGAATGGTGGGGCAGAACAGGGCAATGGCACTCCCGAATATGCCTCTGTCTTTCTGGATGGTGTCAATCTTGGGGCCGCGGCTACCAACTTCTTTCTAGACCCGACGGACACACAGAATGCTTGGCAATTCCCCATGGCCATCGGGGCACGAAATAACCGCGGTACACTCGATGGTTTTTTTGATGGTGCGATTGATGATCTGCGAATCTACAGCGATTTTCTCTCGGACCAAGAGATCCTCGACATCTTCAACGAAGTTTCAGTCGGTAGTGACAATGCCGACTTCGACGGCGACACGGATATTGACGGTACGGATTTTCTCACCTGGCAAGAAGGATTCGGCGTAGGAGTGACTCTCGCTGAGGGTGACGCTAATGGCAGTGGCGGAGTTGACGGAGACGATCTGGCTATTTGGAACACTCAGTACGGAACCACTTCGAGTGCGATTGCAGCACAGTCCGTCCCGGAACCGGCAGCCCTGATGCTGGCTCTTTCGGGGGTGCTCTCTATGGTGCGTCGATATCGCTAG
- a CDS encoding PmoA family protein produces MRIPLIALLAATLCLYSDAVVAKITMEKTGDTVRVLNDGELFCEYRTSSQGQPVVWPIVGPTGAEYTRSYPMGVRLEAEQPDHPHHQSLWFAHGDVNGHDFWHGTLSDSRTVIKHCGFSQISAIGNLGTIIANNLWRAKGKTLISDCRLIHFGVEGQLRWIDFTIKLTAVGGEVRFGDTKEGTFAMRVAGTMKVDSPGKGHIVNSLGQRDDKAWGTPANWVDYCGPVQGQTVGVAIMCHPENFRHPTRWHVRPYGLFAANPFGEADFLPTGTQQGDFTLSAGESLRLRYRVLLHEGDASEACVQDEYARFSSQLFDACSHPQ; encoded by the coding sequence ATGAGAATTCCTTTAATAGCTCTTCTCGCGGCGACGCTTTGCCTGTATTCGGATGCGGTTGTTGCAAAGATAACGATGGAGAAGACCGGAGACACGGTGCGTGTTCTAAACGACGGCGAGCTATTTTGCGAGTATCGTACTTCCTCTCAGGGTCAGCCGGTGGTTTGGCCCATCGTTGGTCCCACCGGCGCTGAATATACTCGGTCCTACCCCATGGGAGTCCGGTTGGAAGCTGAGCAACCGGATCATCCCCATCATCAGTCCCTCTGGTTCGCTCACGGTGATGTTAACGGCCATGACTTTTGGCACGGCACGCTTTCGGATTCCAGAACAGTGATCAAGCATTGTGGATTCTCTCAGATTTCTGCCATCGGAAACCTCGGGACAATCATCGCTAACAATCTGTGGAGAGCCAAAGGCAAAACGCTGATAAGCGACTGCCGACTCATTCACTTTGGGGTTGAGGGCCAGCTTCGCTGGATTGATTTCACGATCAAGCTGACCGCCGTTGGCGGCGAGGTAAGATTCGGAGACACAAAAGAGGGAACTTTCGCCATGCGTGTGGCAGGCACGATGAAGGTCGACTCACCTGGCAAGGGCCACATCGTCAACAGCCTGGGACAACGCGACGACAAGGCTTGGGGAACTCCTGCCAACTGGGTTGACTACTGCGGTCCTGTGCAAGGGCAGACGGTGGGAGTCGCTATCATGTGTCACCCCGAAAACTTCCGCCACCCGACGCGTTGGCATGTCCGTCCCTACGGTCTGTTCGCTGCCAATCCGTTTGGAGAGGCAGATTTCCTCCCAACCGGCACGCAACAAGGCGATTTCACCCTAAGTGCAGGTGAAAGTCTACGGTTGCGTTACCGCGTCCTCTTGCATGAGGGCGATGCCAGCGAAGCCTGTGTTCAGGACGAATACGCTCGTTTCTCATCTCAACTTTTCGACGCCTGCTCGCATCCGCAATAA
- a CDS encoding DUF1559 domain-containing protein, which produces MQVTGRTVKRGFTLVELLVVIAIIGVLVGLLLPAVQSAREAARRAQCQNNMRQSGLGVQNYVSSSGGELPTGGITNGPCCNSKSEESWTILLLPHIEQQQLYDLYDFTVENAHPNNAQVRTAQVPAYICPSDLGTDELVMPGSGPGANVDPGWARGSYRAVTGRGGEDPISGTRIYWDSHAGTSARPDWMGPMPTTVNLQFFQSVTAGAPPDALKDFVLRPVELRQITDGTSNTLLIGERHSVDTSGSECSAILDSTRRQGLWAYTYTSYNKSQVTALSGTILPDTCRCFMTTGAGEACKRGWGALHPGGLHFTFCDGSVQFISENVDMFLLAELATIAGDELASYQE; this is translated from the coding sequence ATGCAAGTTACAGGCCGAACTGTTAAACGCGGATTCACGCTCGTCGAGCTTCTCGTGGTGATTGCCATTATTGGAGTCCTCGTCGGCCTACTACTCCCCGCCGTGCAGTCGGCGCGTGAAGCAGCACGTCGTGCCCAGTGTCAGAACAACATGCGGCAGTCGGGCTTAGGGGTGCAGAACTACGTTTCCTCATCGGGCGGAGAACTTCCTACCGGCGGTATCACCAATGGTCCCTGTTGTAATTCCAAGAGTGAGGAAAGCTGGACGATCCTGCTACTTCCTCACATCGAGCAGCAACAACTATACGATCTCTATGACTTTACGGTCGAGAATGCGCACCCCAATAACGCACAAGTTCGCACCGCTCAAGTACCTGCTTACATTTGCCCTTCCGACTTAGGAACCGACGAGTTAGTCATGCCGGGCAGTGGTCCGGGGGCGAATGTCGATCCCGGTTGGGCACGCGGCTCTTATCGTGCGGTCACGGGACGCGGGGGAGAGGACCCGATCTCCGGGACGAGAATCTACTGGGACAGTCACGCGGGCACCAGCGCTCGCCCCGACTGGATGGGCCCCATGCCAACGACGGTGAATCTCCAATTCTTTCAATCGGTCACTGCTGGCGCCCCGCCCGACGCGCTCAAAGACTTTGTACTCCGGCCTGTAGAGTTGCGGCAGATCACTGATGGTACTTCGAACACGTTGCTCATTGGCGAGCGTCACAGTGTTGATACAAGTGGCTCAGAATGTTCGGCAATCCTCGATTCGACTCGGCGGCAAGGGCTTTGGGCATATACCTATACGTCCTATAACAAATCACAGGTGACTGCCCTTTCGGGCACTATTCTGCCGGATACATGTCGTTGTTTCATGACAACTGGAGCTGGCGAGGCATGCAAACGTGGATGGGGAGCTCTGCATCCTGGAGGGCTTCACTTTACCTTTTGCGACGGTAGCGTTCAGTTCATCTCTGAAAACGTGGATATGTTTTTGCTAGCTGAACTGGCAACGATTGCTGGTGACGAACTTGCTTCCTATCAGGAATAA